Proteins encoded by one window of Acidipropionibacterium virtanenii:
- a CDS encoding Ppx/GppA phosphatase family protein, which produces MAVPTKVAAIDCGTNSIRLLIASRAADGSLVDHDRRLELVRLGEGVDATGRFSPAALERTFAACDQYAAVIRDLGAERVRFVATSAARDVLNRDEFTAGVRARLGADPEVIPGTEEASLSFSGAMSGVQVSAEPAMVIDCGGGSTELVLGRQGSGGPVIESSDSLDVGSVRLRERFLHDDPPTAEQIRGARALVREMLDGSAVDPSQAATVIGVAGTLTSLSAIHQGLKVYDREKVHASRLTTDEIRGVAEVLLASTVDQVEAMGPLKRRRAEVICAGALIVEEIAARMGADEIIISESDILDGIAAQMLDG; this is translated from the coding sequence ATGGCTGTACCGACGAAGGTCGCCGCGATCGACTGCGGCACCAACTCCATCCGTCTGCTGATCGCCTCCCGTGCGGCCGACGGGTCGCTCGTCGATCATGACCGCAGGCTCGAGCTGGTGAGGCTGGGGGAGGGGGTCGACGCCACCGGCCGGTTCAGCCCGGCCGCCCTGGAGCGCACCTTCGCCGCCTGCGACCAGTACGCCGCGGTGATCCGGGATCTGGGGGCCGAGCGCGTCCGGTTCGTCGCGACGTCGGCCGCCCGCGATGTCTTGAACCGCGACGAGTTCACCGCCGGGGTGCGTGCCCGCCTGGGAGCCGATCCGGAGGTGATCCCCGGCACCGAGGAGGCCTCGCTGTCCTTCTCAGGCGCGATGTCGGGCGTTCAGGTGTCCGCCGAACCGGCCATGGTGATCGACTGCGGAGGCGGATCCACTGAACTGGTGCTCGGACGCCAGGGGAGCGGCGGACCGGTCATCGAGTCCTCAGACAGCCTCGACGTGGGATCGGTACGGCTTCGGGAGCGGTTCCTGCACGACGATCCGCCCACGGCCGAGCAGATCCGGGGCGCCCGGGCGCTCGTGCGCGAGATGCTCGACGGCAGCGCCGTCGACCCGTCGCAGGCCGCCACCGTGATCGGGGTGGCGGGGACATTGACCAGCCTGTCGGCGATCCACCAGGGCCTCAAGGTCTACGACCGGGAGAAGGTGCACGCCTCGAGGCTGACCACCGATGAGATCCGCGGCGTGGCGGAGGTGCTGCTGGCCTCGACCGTCGACCAGGTCGAGGCGATGGGGCCGTTGAAGCGGCGTCGCGCCGAGGTGATCTGCGCCGGCGCGCTCATCGTCGAGGAGATCGCCGCCCGGATGGGCGCGGATGAGATCATCATCTCCGAGAGCGACATCCTGGACGGCATCGCCGCCCAGATGTTGGACGGCTGA
- a CDS encoding DUF501 domain-containing protein: MITLQPFTDADREAVAAQLEREPRGVVGVAWRCPCGDPGVIVTLPRLPGGSPFPTTYYLTCPVVASRIGTLEASGEMAAMTARLAEDAELAARYRVAHESYLDDRARYGAQAGLEPVTEIDGVSAGGMPTRVKCLHALAAHSLAVGPGVNPFGDEVVEKLGLSWSGGTGGTGTRGEEK, encoded by the coding sequence GTGATCACCCTGCAACCCTTCACCGACGCCGACCGGGAGGCCGTCGCCGCCCAGCTGGAGCGCGAACCCCGCGGGGTGGTGGGCGTCGCGTGGCGCTGTCCCTGCGGCGACCCGGGAGTGATCGTGACGCTGCCGCGGCTGCCGGGAGGCTCCCCCTTCCCGACCACCTACTACCTCACCTGCCCGGTGGTGGCCTCACGCATCGGCACCCTGGAGGCATCGGGGGAGATGGCGGCGATGACGGCCAGGCTCGCCGAGGATGCGGAGCTGGCGGCGCGCTACCGGGTAGCGCACGAGTCCTATCTGGACGACCGCGCACGCTACGGCGCGCAGGCCGGCCTGGAACCGGTCACCGAGATCGACGGGGTCTCGGCCGGTGGCATGCCGACCCGGGTGAAGTGTCTTCACGCCCTGGCGGCCCATTCCCTGGCCGTGGGGCCGGGAGTCAATCCGTTCGGTGACGAGGTGGTCGAGAAGCTGGGCCTGTCGTGGTCCGGCGGGACGGGTGGGACCGGGACGAGGGGGGAGGAGAAGTGA
- a CDS encoding FtsB family cell division protein, giving the protein MPSSPRSPSERTSRRPRDGGRRGPTRPRAGRTTRTSSVRGKEAPRKATAGRRPSARRTGWPFSRQNRFGLTSRALILAAAVAVVFVMITPSLGVYFNQKAELSRLTDQEAQQKKSIAGLQDELERWNDPNYVRAQARSQLGWVVPGETGYRVIGKDGRVLGGGVSLESSQDAATAGQQDSWWRKMIGSIKTADSPQRVVPSQTPR; this is encoded by the coding sequence ATGCCCAGCTCACCGAGAAGCCCGTCAGAACGCACCTCGCGCAGACCTCGCGACGGCGGCCGCCGCGGTCCCACGCGCCCGAGGGCCGGCCGGACCACCCGGACCTCCTCGGTGCGGGGCAAGGAGGCGCCGAGGAAGGCGACCGCGGGTCGCAGGCCGTCGGCCCGTCGCACCGGGTGGCCGTTCTCCCGCCAGAACAGGTTCGGGCTCACCAGCCGCGCACTCATCCTCGCCGCGGCGGTGGCCGTGGTCTTCGTGATGATCACCCCGAGCCTCGGCGTCTACTTCAACCAGAAGGCCGAGCTGTCGCGGCTGACCGACCAGGAGGCCCAGCAGAAGAAATCCATTGCAGGCCTCCAGGACGAGCTGGAACGCTGGAATGATCCGAACTACGTCCGGGCCCAGGCGCGCTCCCAGCTGGGCTGGGTGGTGCCCGGGGAGACCGGCTACCGGGTGATCGGCAAGGACGGGAGAGTGCTGGGGGGCGGGGTGTCTCTGGAGTCCTCCCAGGACGCCGCGACCGCCGGCCAGCAGGACTCCTGGTGGCGCAAGATGATCGGGAGCATCAAGACCGCGGACTCGCCGCAGCGCGTGGTGCCCTCCCAGACACCCCGTTGA
- the eno gene encoding phosphopyruvate hydratase, protein MATIEFIDARQILDSRGNPTVEVEVVLDDGTEARAAVPSGASTGAFEAVELRDGDEKQYGGKGVLKAVENVKEKLAEEVLGFDASEQRAIDSAMLELDGTDNKGKLGANAILGVSLAAARAAAASADLPLYQYLGGPNAHVLPVPMMNILNGGAHADSDVDIQEFMIAPIGAGSFSEAYEMGAAVYHALKKVLKDKGLNTGLGDEGGFAPDLPSNAAALDLIEDAIKAAGYEPGKDVALALDVASSEFYEDGKYKFEGELKSSAEMIEYYEKLVANYPLVSIEDPLDEEDWDGWQAFTERLGDKIQIVGDDLFVTNPKRLQKGIDLKAANALLVKVNQIGSLSETIDAVELAHRNGFRCMMSHRSGETEDTTIADLAVALGTGQIKSGAPARGERIAKYNQLLRIEEELDDEAVYAGASAFPRFKA, encoded by the coding sequence ATGGCAACCATCGAATTCATCGACGCTCGCCAGATTCTCGACTCCCGCGGCAACCCGACCGTCGAGGTCGAGGTTGTGCTCGACGACGGCACCGAGGCGCGTGCCGCTGTTCCCTCCGGCGCCTCCACCGGCGCCTTCGAGGCCGTGGAGCTGCGTGACGGCGATGAGAAGCAGTATGGCGGCAAGGGCGTCCTCAAGGCAGTTGAGAACGTCAAGGAGAAGCTCGCCGAGGAGGTTCTCGGCTTCGACGCCTCCGAGCAGCGGGCCATCGACTCGGCCATGCTCGAGCTGGATGGGACCGACAACAAGGGCAAGCTGGGCGCCAACGCCATCCTCGGCGTCTCCCTGGCCGCCGCCCGCGCTGCCGCAGCATCCGCCGATCTGCCGCTCTACCAGTACCTGGGCGGCCCCAACGCCCACGTCCTGCCGGTGCCGATGATGAACATCCTCAACGGCGGAGCCCACGCCGATTCCGACGTCGACATCCAGGAGTTCATGATCGCCCCGATCGGCGCGGGCTCCTTCTCCGAGGCCTACGAGATGGGCGCCGCCGTCTACCACGCCCTCAAGAAGGTCCTCAAGGACAAGGGTCTCAACACCGGGCTGGGTGACGAGGGCGGCTTCGCCCCCGACCTGCCGAGCAATGCTGCCGCCCTCGACCTCATCGAGGACGCCATCAAGGCCGCCGGCTACGAGCCCGGGAAGGACGTCGCCCTGGCTCTGGACGTCGCCTCCTCCGAGTTCTACGAGGACGGCAAGTACAAGTTCGAGGGCGAGCTGAAGTCCTCGGCCGAGATGATCGAGTACTACGAGAAGCTCGTCGCCAACTACCCGCTGGTCTCCATCGAGGATCCCCTCGACGAGGAGGACTGGGACGGCTGGCAGGCCTTCACCGAGCGTCTGGGCGACAAGATCCAGATCGTCGGCGATGACCTCTTCGTCACCAACCCGAAGCGCCTCCAGAAGGGCATCGACCTCAAGGCCGCCAACGCCCTGCTGGTCAAGGTGAACCAGATCGGCTCCCTGTCGGAGACCATCGACGCCGTCGAGCTGGCCCACCGCAACGGCTTCCGCTGCATGATGTCGCACCGTTCCGGTGAGACCGAGGACACCACCATCGCCGATCTGGCCGTGGCACTCGGCACCGGCCAGATCAAGTCGGGGGCCCCGGCCCGTGGTGAGCGGATCGCCAAGTACAACCAGCTGCTGAGGATCGAGGAGGAGCTCGACGACGAGGCCGTGTACGCCGGCGCGTCGGCCTTCCCCCGCTTCAAGGCCTGA
- a CDS encoding MazG family protein — protein sequence MEVLRDRCPWDARQTQLSLLTYLVEETGEVVDAVEAGTDDDQVEELGDLLLQVVFHARIAEQQGRFDIHDVAGGIVDKLRRRHPHVFADAAVPDDMDRTWEARKAAEKGRTSSLEGIAESLSSVARAVKVVARARKHEVPVGLPDEPIGAEEVGDQILALVARAHAHGIDADQETRRAVRRLESRVRTAELGGEDVDGCAAEGRDA from the coding sequence ATGGAGGTGCTGCGCGATCGCTGCCCCTGGGACGCCCGCCAGACTCAACTCAGCCTCCTCACCTACCTCGTCGAGGAGACCGGCGAGGTGGTCGACGCCGTGGAGGCCGGCACCGACGACGACCAGGTGGAGGAGCTGGGCGATCTGCTCCTCCAGGTGGTCTTCCACGCCCGGATCGCCGAGCAGCAGGGGCGATTCGACATCCATGACGTCGCCGGCGGGATCGTCGACAAGCTGCGACGGCGTCACCCCCATGTCTTCGCCGACGCCGCCGTCCCTGACGACATGGATCGCACCTGGGAGGCCCGCAAGGCCGCCGAGAAGGGCCGCACGTCGTCTCTGGAGGGCATCGCCGAATCCCTGTCATCGGTGGCCAGGGCCGTGAAGGTGGTGGCCCGGGCCCGAAAGCACGAGGTGCCGGTCGGACTGCCCGATGAGCCGATCGGAGCCGAGGAGGTCGGCGATCAGATCCTGGCGCTGGTGGCGCGGGCGCATGCCCACGGGATCGACGCCGACCAGGAGACCCGCCGTGCCGTCCGGAGGCTTGAGAGCCGAGTGCGGACCGCCGAGCTGGGCGGCGAGGATGTGGACGGATGCGCGGCCGAGGGCCGCGACGCCTGA
- the mfd gene encoding transcription-repair coupling factor: MSLGGLVSLLSREPVLTRVIRDGLTGRTPTLDLGAAQPSRPAVAAAIVRGLEGSGRGLPMLLITSTFREAEEVTAHLESWLGTDEVCYYPSWETLPHERLSPRSDTVGRRLSVLRRLMGTDGLTPPAVVVAPIRAALQPQVADLGAISPVRIAVGQEYDLTELASELVRAAYVRVDMVTRRGEFAVRGGILDVFPPVLDHPVRIDFFGDEVEEIRSFAVADQRSTEDTHDDVVAAPCRELILTPEVRARARALLPDHPELADMLEKIGQGQAVEGMEALIPALVDRIELLSDVLPPNSLVMLSDPELIRSRAAELVQTSEEFLHAGWAAAAGGGQAPIDLAASGYRTLAEVRSRCLDRGMSWWSMSSFSLDAPIGASQATDEDLGSAPETLNLHLDAVEPWHGDVESAVASMRTRLEEGWTVILTVEGEGLGRRMVEVLSEHGVAARLEPDIDAGATDPVVHIVRAHQRQGFSSERLKLVVHGSADLTGEAPGADRAAKKMPARRRNQIQPMDLKAGDLVVHEQHGVGRYVEMIQRTVAGATREYLVIEYAPARKGQPGDRLFVPMDSLDEVTRYVGGDAPALDKMGGADWKKRKARARKAVKQIAAGLIKLYAARQATKGHAFGPDTTWQHELEDAFAYVETPDQLTTIADVKRDMEQVVPMDRLVCGDVGYGKTEIAVRAAFKAVQDGKQVAVLVPTTLLVQQHTQTFAERYAGFPVNVASLSRFQTDAEARKVKEGIERGTIDVVVGTHRLLSDQIHFKDLGLVVIDEEQRFGVAHKESLKKLRVNVDVLSMSATPIPRTLEMAVTGIREMSTIATPPEERHPVLTFAGPYDQGQVVAAIRRELAREGQVFFIHNRVQDIEKTAARIRELVPEARVVTAHGQMNEKQLEQIMVDFWERRADVLVCTTIVESGLDISTANTLIVDRADRMGLSQLHQLRGRVGRSRERGYAYFLYPADKPLTETAHDRLATMAQHTDLGAGMSIAMKDLEIRGAGNMLGGEQSGHIADVGFDLYIRLVGDAVASFRGEDAEEEPGMRIELPVDASLPTDYVESERLRLEMYRRLAEVRSEEDVDAIREELLDRYGPLPETVEALLGVARFRLLCRSRGIRDVAPAGNSIRFSPAHLPESRVMRLKRLYPGSVVKDNAGLVMVPRPRTARIGGRPLGGAELLEWASGVVADVLTVAAPAREADPQPAQA; the protein is encoded by the coding sequence GTGAGTCTTGGCGGTCTGGTGTCCCTTCTGTCCCGTGAGCCCGTTCTCACCCGAGTGATCCGTGACGGTCTGACCGGCCGTACACCCACCCTCGACCTGGGTGCCGCCCAGCCCTCCCGGCCGGCCGTCGCCGCCGCGATCGTTCGCGGACTGGAGGGTTCCGGGCGCGGACTGCCGATGCTGCTGATCACCTCGACCTTCCGGGAGGCCGAGGAGGTCACCGCCCATCTGGAGTCCTGGCTGGGAACCGATGAGGTCTGCTACTACCCCTCCTGGGAGACCCTTCCGCACGAGCGCCTGAGCCCCCGCTCCGACACGGTCGGGCGACGCCTCTCCGTGCTGCGCCGGCTGATGGGCACCGACGGGCTCACCCCGCCGGCCGTCGTCGTCGCCCCCATTCGCGCCGCCCTTCAGCCCCAGGTCGCCGATCTCGGGGCGATCTCCCCGGTGCGCATCGCGGTCGGTCAGGAGTACGACCTCACAGAACTGGCCTCCGAGCTCGTCCGCGCCGCCTACGTGCGCGTCGACATGGTGACCCGACGCGGCGAGTTCGCGGTGCGCGGCGGCATCCTCGACGTCTTCCCCCCGGTGCTCGATCACCCGGTGCGCATCGATTTCTTCGGCGACGAGGTGGAGGAGATCCGATCCTTCGCGGTGGCCGACCAGCGCTCCACCGAAGACACCCATGACGACGTCGTCGCCGCCCCCTGCCGCGAACTCATCCTCACCCCCGAGGTGCGCGCCCGCGCCCGTGCCCTGCTGCCCGACCACCCCGAGCTGGCCGACATGCTGGAGAAGATCGGCCAGGGGCAGGCCGTCGAGGGCATGGAGGCCCTCATCCCGGCTCTGGTCGACCGGATCGAACTGCTCTCGGACGTGCTTCCCCCCAACTCCCTGGTGATGCTCTCGGATCCCGAGCTGATCCGCTCGCGCGCCGCGGAACTCGTGCAGACCTCCGAGGAGTTCCTCCATGCCGGCTGGGCAGCCGCAGCCGGAGGAGGGCAGGCCCCGATCGATCTGGCGGCCTCGGGCTACCGCACCCTCGCCGAGGTGCGTTCGCGCTGCCTGGACCGCGGCATGTCGTGGTGGTCCATGTCCTCGTTCTCCCTGGACGCCCCCATCGGCGCCTCCCAGGCCACCGACGAGGATCTCGGCAGCGCACCGGAGACCCTCAACCTGCACCTCGATGCCGTCGAGCCCTGGCACGGCGACGTGGAGTCCGCGGTCGCCTCCATGAGGACGCGTCTGGAGGAGGGCTGGACAGTCATCCTCACCGTCGAGGGTGAGGGCCTTGGTCGCCGGATGGTCGAGGTATTGAGCGAGCACGGCGTCGCGGCCCGCCTGGAGCCCGACATCGACGCCGGGGCCACCGATCCGGTGGTCCATATCGTGCGGGCCCACCAGCGTCAGGGCTTCTCCAGCGAACGCCTCAAACTCGTGGTGCACGGCTCGGCCGATCTCACCGGCGAGGCCCCCGGCGCCGACCGCGCCGCCAAGAAGATGCCCGCCCGGCGCCGCAACCAGATCCAGCCCATGGACCTCAAGGCCGGGGACCTGGTGGTTCACGAGCAGCACGGCGTCGGCCGTTATGTCGAGATGATCCAGCGCACCGTCGCCGGGGCCACCCGTGAATATCTCGTCATCGAGTACGCGCCCGCCAGGAAGGGCCAGCCCGGTGACCGGCTCTTCGTCCCGATGGACTCCCTGGACGAGGTGACCCGCTACGTCGGTGGAGACGCCCCCGCCCTGGACAAGATGGGCGGGGCCGACTGGAAGAAGCGCAAGGCACGGGCGCGGAAGGCCGTCAAGCAGATCGCCGCCGGCCTCATCAAGCTCTACGCCGCCCGGCAGGCCACCAAGGGTCACGCCTTCGGCCCCGACACCACCTGGCAGCACGAACTCGAGGACGCCTTCGCCTACGTCGAGACCCCCGACCAGCTCACCACCATCGCCGACGTCAAGCGAGACATGGAACAGGTGGTGCCGATGGACCGCCTGGTGTGCGGCGACGTCGGCTACGGCAAGACCGAGATCGCGGTGCGCGCCGCCTTCAAGGCCGTCCAGGACGGCAAACAGGTCGCCGTGCTGGTGCCCACCACGCTGCTGGTGCAGCAGCACACCCAGACCTTCGCCGAGCGCTACGCCGGATTCCCCGTCAACGTCGCATCCCTGTCGCGCTTCCAGACCGACGCCGAGGCGCGGAAGGTCAAGGAGGGCATCGAGCGCGGCACCATCGACGTCGTCGTCGGCACCCATCGGCTGCTCTCCGACCAGATCCACTTCAAGGATCTCGGCCTGGTGGTCATCGACGAGGAGCAGCGCTTCGGGGTCGCGCACAAGGAGTCCCTCAAGAAACTGCGGGTCAACGTCGACGTGCTGTCGATGAGCGCCACCCCCATCCCGCGCACCCTCGAGATGGCCGTCACCGGCATCCGGGAGATGAGCACCATCGCCACCCCGCCCGAGGAGCGTCACCCCGTGCTCACCTTCGCCGGACCCTACGACCAGGGCCAGGTGGTCGCGGCGATCCGCCGCGAGCTCGCCCGCGAGGGGCAGGTCTTCTTCATCCACAACAGGGTGCAGGACATCGAGAAGACCGCCGCCCGGATCCGCGAGCTGGTGCCCGAGGCCCGCGTGGTCACCGCCCACGGCCAGATGAATGAGAAGCAGCTCGAACAGATCATGGTGGACTTCTGGGAGCGGCGCGCCGACGTGCTGGTGTGCACCACCATCGTCGAGTCCGGCCTGGACATCTCCACCGCCAACACGCTGATCGTCGACCGCGCCGACCGGATGGGCCTGTCTCAGCTGCACCAGCTGCGCGGCCGGGTGGGACGCTCCCGCGAGCGCGGCTACGCCTACTTCCTCTACCCGGCCGACAAGCCGCTGACCGAGACCGCCCACGACCGGCTGGCCACCATGGCCCAGCACACCGACCTGGGGGCCGGCATGTCGATCGCCATGAAGGATCTGGAGATCCGTGGGGCCGGCAACATGCTCGGTGGGGAGCAGTCCGGCCACATCGCCGACGTCGGCTTCGACCTGTACATCCGGCTGGTGGGCGACGCCGTCGCCAGCTTCCGCGGCGAGGACGCCGAGGAGGAGCCCGGGATGCGCATCGAGCTGCCCGTCGACGCCAGCCTGCCCACCGACTACGTCGAGTCCGAGCGGCTGCGCCTGGAGATGTACCGCAGGCTGGCGGAGGTGCGCTCCGAGGAGGATGTCGACGCCATCCGGGAGGAGCTGCTGGACCGCTACGGACCCTTGCCCGAGACCGTCGAGGCGCTGCTGGGAGTGGCGCGATTCAGGCTGCTGTGCCGCTCCCGCGGGATCCGGGACGTGGCGCCCGCCGGCAATTCCATCCGCTTCTCCCCGGCCCACCTGCCCGAGTCGCGGGTGATGCGGCTCAAGCGCCTGTATCCGGGCTCGGTGGTCAAGGACAATGCCGGACTGGTGATGGTGCCCAGGCCGAGAACCGCCCGGATCGGCGGTCGTCCGCTGGGCGGGGCCGAACTGCTGGAGTGGGCCAGCGGGGTCGTCGCCGATGTCCTCACCGTCGCTGCGCCAGCCCGCGAGGCCGACCCCCAGCCGGCCCAGGCGTAG